From Pseudanabaena sp. PCC 6802, one genomic window encodes:
- the nagA gene encoding N-acetylglucosamine-6-phosphate deacetylase: protein MTGLVICYSPGAVDLQINGALGISFNDLNRDRATKLPEICRFLYHQGIDGFLPTLVTTSIAQLHRSLEILAAEIERQQQAPDPLEAKILGIHLEGPFLHPDKRGAHPQEHLLPLNLDTLSKVLGDFTAFIKLITLAPELDPTGDTIQFLCDRQIVVSLGHSTANAEQTRTAIERGATMVTHAFNAMPSLHHRDVGLLGEAILSDRVWCGLIADGVHVSPQMVKLLYRMTSKIFLVSDALAPLGLPDGSYPWDDRQIAVANGTARLPDGTLSGTTVPLLNAIKNLLDWGIIQAEEQAINLAIAAPRLAMNLEIEPQAPRRVMWYQLSYNAPPPLPTTWFGYGIVG from the coding sequence ATGACAGGTCTGGTTATTTGTTATTCACCGGGCGCGGTAGATCTCCAGATCAACGGAGCCTTAGGCATTTCCTTTAATGACCTGAATCGCGATCGCGCCACCAAGCTGCCTGAGATTTGTCGCTTCTTGTATCATCAGGGTATTGATGGATTTTTGCCCACCCTCGTAACTACTTCGATCGCGCAATTGCATCGATCGCTAGAAATCTTAGCCGCCGAGATCGAGCGACAACAGCAAGCTCCCGATCCGCTCGAAGCAAAAATCTTAGGCATTCATCTCGAGGGGCCTTTTCTACATCCCGATAAGCGCGGGGCGCATCCTCAGGAACATTTGTTACCGCTTAATCTCGATACGTTGTCAAAAGTACTGGGCGACTTCACCGCATTTATTAAACTAATTACGCTCGCGCCCGAACTCGATCCCACGGGCGACACGATTCAGTTTTTATGCGATCGCCAGATCGTAGTCAGCTTGGGACATTCCACGGCCAATGCCGAACAAACCAGAACTGCGATCGAGCGCGGCGCCACAATGGTTACCCATGCCTTTAATGCCATGCCCAGTTTGCATCATCGCGATGTGGGGTTATTGGGAGAAGCAATTTTAAGCGATCGAGTTTGGTGCGGGCTAATCGCCGATGGCGTTCACGTTTCGCCGCAAATGGTGAAATTGCTCTATCGGATGACAAGCAAGATTTTTCTGGTCAGCGATGCCCTGGCGCCACTTGGGTTGCCAGATGGCAGCTACCCTTGGGACGATCGACAAATCGCAGTTGCCAATGGCACGGCAAGGTTACCCGATGGTACGCTCTCAGGTACGACCGTTCCTTTGCTCAACGCAATCAAGAATCTCCTGGATTGGGGGATTATTCAGGCAGAAGAACAAGCAATTAATTTGGCGATCGCCGCGCCGCGTCTTGCGATGAATCTAGAGATCGAGCCCCAAGCCCCTAGGCGGGTGATGTGGTATCAGTTGTCTTACAATGCACCCCCACCACTGCCCACGACTTGGTTTGGATATGGGATCGTCGGTTGA
- a CDS encoding S1C family serine protease, which produces MKLRLITIGVLSAGLIGYANVLGLSSVAAPSQFSGQENVGIDVFRLANPSVVTIRAGGATGSGSIVSTDGLVITNDHVVRDSNGQVRVITSSGQQYTGTVIATDRRNDLALIRLQTSDRLPAIRIAGADNILVGQRVFALGSPFGQSGTLTTGILSRVGRDGNLQTDASLNPGNSGGPLLNSRGEMIGVNKAVVRPGFPGSANIGIATSAVIANEFIQRNRNNSPADFRTAARQPQSRQPEFRVNPFGAPEFSSPNRRGGYRLGVTVDPETLIIEDVQPSSVASNSGLQPGDRLLALNGQRLFDVVQIIQFLEQRPSSAVITIARNRRLANLRVRF; this is translated from the coding sequence ATGAAGCTGAGATTGATTACTATTGGGGTACTTTCTGCCGGATTAATTGGTTATGCAAATGTGTTGGGGTTGTCTAGCGTAGCAGCCCCATCTCAATTTTCAGGACAAGAAAATGTTGGTATTGATGTCTTCAGATTGGCAAACCCTTCTGTAGTAACAATTAGAGCGGGTGGAGCAACAGGCTCCGGCAGTATAGTCAGTACTGATGGCCTGGTTATAACTAACGATCACGTGGTGCGCGATTCTAACGGACAGGTTAGGGTGATTACCAGTTCAGGTCAACAGTACACTGGCACCGTGATTGCCACCGATCGCCGCAACGATCTAGCGCTAATTAGATTGCAGACTAGCGATCGCCTGCCTGCCATCCGCATCGCTGGGGCTGATAACATCCTGGTGGGTCAGAGAGTATTCGCGCTCGGCAGCCCATTTGGGCAGTCTGGGACTTTAACTACAGGTATTCTCAGCCGGGTGGGACGCGATGGCAATTTACAGACCGATGCCTCCCTCAACCCTGGTAACTCGGGCGGGCCTTTGCTAAATTCCCGTGGCGAGATGATTGGTGTCAATAAGGCCGTAGTCAGACCTGGGTTCCCCGGCAGTGCCAATATTGGCATTGCTACCAGCGCGGTTATTGCCAACGAATTTATTCAACGCAACCGCAATAATTCTCCGGCGGATTTTCGCACGGCAGCAAGACAACCACAATCAAGACAACCAGAATTTAGAGTCAACCCGTTTGGGGCACCTGAGTTTAGCTCTCCCAATCGGCGAGGGGGGTACCGTTTAGGCGTAACCGTCGATCCTGAAACTCTCATAATAGAGGACGTACAACCCAGTTCGGTGGCTAGTAATTCGGGGTTGCAACCAGGAGATCGCCTGCTAGCCTTAAATGGTCAGCGCTTATTTGATGTCGTCCAAATTATCCAATTTCTGGAACAACGACCATCGTCAGCCGTAATTACGATCGCTCGCAACCGCCGCCTTGCCAATTTGCGGGTTAGGTTTTGA
- the holA gene encoding DNA polymerase III subunit delta has product MPTYFFWGEDEYQLAQAVQKLRSDLLDPAWLDFNYVKLSATNDIQIVDGLNQAATPPLGIGNRLTWLSETNIAQRCSEKVLAELERTLEHLPPNSYLLFTTPSKPDNRLKSTKLLQKYASIQEFSPIPAWNSNAIAQLIRRLAADLGLELTDDGVDLMVESVGSDSRRLVMEMEKLKLWHQGRSAPLNAKDIAPLVRSSAHNSLQLAGAIREGNTSRALSLLAELLSNNEAALKICATLTGQFRTWLWVKLMQESGERDDKVIAAAAEIGNPKRLYFLKQEVRFLTSDKLVRSLAILLRLEFSLKRGMDESAALQTALIELCTLLGKA; this is encoded by the coding sequence ATGCCAACCTACTTCTTCTGGGGTGAAGATGAGTATCAATTAGCACAGGCCGTACAGAAACTGCGCTCGGATTTACTCGACCCCGCATGGCTAGACTTTAACTACGTCAAGCTTTCTGCAACTAACGATATACAGATCGTAGATGGACTCAATCAAGCTGCAACTCCTCCTTTGGGTATAGGTAATCGTTTAACCTGGTTGTCTGAGACTAATATTGCCCAGCGGTGTTCTGAAAAGGTGTTAGCAGAACTAGAGAGGACTTTAGAACACTTGCCACCTAACTCATATCTTTTGTTTACCACACCCAGTAAGCCAGACAATCGGCTAAAGTCTACCAAGCTTTTGCAAAAATATGCGTCCATTCAGGAATTTTCGCCTATACCCGCTTGGAATAGCAATGCGATCGCGCAATTAATTAGACGATTAGCTGCCGATCTTGGTTTAGAGCTTACTGACGATGGCGTAGATCTGATGGTCGAGTCTGTGGGAAGCGACTCGCGCCGTTTGGTAATGGAGATGGAAAAACTTAAGCTGTGGCACCAAGGACGGTCAGCACCGCTTAATGCCAAAGATATTGCACCGTTGGTGCGATCGAGCGCCCATAACAGCTTGCAATTGGCTGGAGCCATCCGCGAGGGCAACACCAGTCGTGCTTTGTCACTACTAGCTGAACTATTAAGCAACAACGAAGCTGCCTTGAAAATCTGCGCCACCTTAACCGGACAATTTCGCACCTGGCTCTGGGTCAAGCTGATGCAAGAGTCTGGCGAGCGCGACGACAAAGTAATTGCTGCCGCTGCTGAAATTGGCAACCCCAAACGACTGTATTTCCTCAAGCAAGAGGTAAGGTTCCTAACCAGCGACAAACTCGTGCGATCGCTAGCAATTTTGTTGAGATTAGAATTTAGCTTAAAGCGCGGTATGGATGAATCCGCCGCCTTGCAAACTGCACTTATAGAGCTATGTACCTTACTTGGCAAAGCTTAA
- a CDS encoding sugar transferase, translating into MITKSRYGKARANRTQLRATERVIAATAKHVRRRADAYSSGGKRLFDILFSLSVLILFSPIYLIIALLIYINSPGPILYVQRRVGRNGRLFGCYKFRTMVVNADRILTDMLNTCPISRAEYENSFKLKDDPRITPIGRWLRVTSLDEFPQFWNVLVGDMSVVGPRPLVKEELPKYGDAIDRVLTIRPGLTGLWQVSGRNDIPYPRRVQIDMHYAKHHCFWMDLYIIVKTIGVVIFPKGNGAY; encoded by the coding sequence ATGATTACAAAAAGCCGATATGGAAAGGCTAGAGCAAATCGAACGCAGCTACGGGCAACCGAGCGCGTGATTGCTGCTACAGCCAAACATGTAAGACGACGAGCAGATGCCTATTCTAGTGGAGGGAAAAGGCTCTTCGATATTTTATTTTCTTTAAGCGTACTGATCTTATTTTCTCCGATTTACTTAATTATCGCGCTGTTAATCTATATAAACTCCCCCGGCCCCATCCTTTACGTGCAAAGGCGTGTGGGGCGTAACGGTCGTTTATTTGGCTGCTATAAGTTTCGGACAATGGTAGTCAATGCCGATCGCATTCTGACGGATATGCTCAATACCTGTCCGATCAGTCGCGCCGAATATGAGAATAGTTTTAAGCTCAAGGACGATCCGCGTATTACGCCGATTGGCAGATGGCTGCGCGTCACCAGCCTTGATGAGTTTCCTCAGTTCTGGAATGTTTTGGTGGGAGATATGAGCGTGGTTGGGCCTCGCCCATTAGTAAAGGAAGAATTACCCAAATATGGCGATGCCATCGATCGGGTGCTTACCATTAGACCTGGACTGACCGGGCTGTGGCAAGTGTCCGGGCGTAATGATATTCCTTATCCGCGTCGCGTGCAGATCGATATGCACTACGCCAAGCATCACTGCTTCTGGATGGATCTCTACATTATTGTGAAAACCATCGGCGTTGTGATATTCCCTAAGGGTAACGGGGCTTATTAA
- a CDS encoding precorrin-8X methylmutase, which produces MSDCLIHPITAQSFAIIDREIGEHSFTAPEYAIVRRIIHTTADFEFKQLTRFTDGAIAFALEAIAHRTPIVVDVGMVKQGIVGLLIKTFGNEVITALDFSSEQADRGDRTRSELGMRQCMQAYPEAIFAIGNAPTALLALCQPTDFIFTPKLIIGAPVGFVSVLESKAALARSPHPHIRVEGRKGGSPVAAAIVNALVTLAWERRS; this is translated from the coding sequence ATGTCAGATTGCTTGATTCACCCCATCACGGCTCAAAGTTTTGCCATCATCGATCGCGAAATTGGCGAGCATAGTTTTACCGCGCCTGAATATGCCATTGTCCGCCGGATTATTCACACCACAGCGGACTTTGAGTTCAAACAATTAACCAGATTTACCGATGGGGCGATCGCCTTCGCCTTAGAAGCGATCGCGCACCGTACCCCGATCGTGGTTGATGTCGGCATGGTCAAGCAAGGCATCGTCGGTTTATTAATTAAAACATTTGGCAATGAAGTAATTACCGCACTGGACTTTAGTTCCGAGCAAGCAGATCGCGGCGATCGCACCAGATCCGAACTCGGGATGCGGCAATGTATGCAGGCGTACCCCGAAGCAATATTTGCGATCGGTAATGCCCCAACCGCTTTGCTTGCCCTCTGCCAGCCTACAGATTTTATCTTTACGCCCAAATTAATTATTGGTGCCCCTGTGGGGTTTGTCTCTGTACTTGAGTCGAAAGCAGCACTGGCGCGATCGCCCCATCCACATATTCGCGTTGAAGGACGCAAAGGCGGCTCCCCTGTTGCCGCTGCCATCGTTAATGCTTTGGTGACACTTGCCTGGGAACGGCGATCGTAG
- the ilvD gene encoding dihydroxy-acid dehydratase: MPDNRRSKVVTEGVQRSPNRAMLRAVGFSDADFHKPIVGVANGYSNITPCNVGLGDLADRAVAELKEGGAMPQVFGTITISDGISMGTEGMKYSLVSREVIADSIETVCNGQSLDGVIAIGGCDKNMPGAMIAIARMNIPSIFVYGGTIKPGHYNGRDLTVVSAFEAVGQYSAGEIDEQELMEVERRACPGAGSCGGMYTANTMSSAFEAMGMSLMYSSTMAAEDAEKADSTAQSAAVLVEAIKKQILPRQILTRQAFENAIAVIMAVGGSTNSVLHLLAIANAVGVPLTIDDFEAIRARVPVLCDLKPSGRYVATDLHKAGGIPQVMKILLVNGVLHGDALTITGKTVAEQLADIPDRPDPDRDVIRPWDKPIYTQGHLAILKGNLATEGSVAKITGVKNPKITGPARVFESEEACLRAILDKQINPGDVIVIRYEGPKGGPGMREMLAPTSAIIGAGLGDSVGLITDGRFSGGTYGMVVGHVAPEAFVGGAIALVREGDSITIDAEARLLQLNISDAELEERRANWRPPAPRYTKGVLAKYAKLVSSSSVGAVTDLNLG, encoded by the coding sequence ATGCCAGATAACCGCAGAAGCAAGGTTGTGACTGAAGGCGTGCAGCGATCGCCCAATCGTGCCATGTTACGCGCTGTTGGTTTTAGCGATGCAGACTTTCACAAGCCAATTGTGGGGGTTGCCAATGGCTATAGCAATATTACTCCCTGTAACGTCGGTCTTGGCGATCTGGCCGATCGAGCTGTCGCCGAGTTAAAAGAGGGGGGTGCTATGCCGCAGGTATTTGGCACAATTACGATCAGCGATGGCATTTCAATGGGTACCGAAGGGATGAAATACTCGCTGGTCTCTCGCGAAGTGATTGCCGACTCCATTGAAACAGTATGTAACGGTCAAAGCCTCGACGGTGTCATCGCGATCGGTGGCTGCGATAAGAATATGCCTGGCGCTATGATCGCAATAGCACGCATGAATATTCCATCGATTTTTGTTTATGGCGGCACGATTAAACCCGGACATTACAACGGGCGCGACCTTACTGTAGTTAGCGCGTTTGAAGCAGTCGGTCAGTACAGTGCTGGCGAAATAGACGAGCAGGAACTCATGGAAGTAGAGCGCCGCGCTTGCCCTGGCGCTGGTTCCTGTGGCGGCATGTACACTGCTAACACCATGTCGTCTGCATTTGAAGCTATGGGCATGAGTTTGATGTACTCCTCGACTATGGCAGCCGAGGATGCGGAAAAAGCAGATAGTACGGCTCAATCGGCTGCCGTTCTGGTAGAAGCAATTAAAAAGCAAATTCTACCCCGCCAAATTCTCACTCGCCAGGCATTTGAGAATGCCATTGCGGTAATCATGGCAGTGGGCGGCTCGACTAATTCAGTGTTGCATTTACTGGCGATCGCCAACGCCGTTGGCGTACCGCTGACGATTGATGACTTTGAAGCGATTCGGGCGCGGGTGCCGGTGTTATGCGACCTGAAACCCAGCGGTCGCTATGTGGCAACGGATTTGCATAAAGCGGGTGGCATCCCGCAGGTAATGAAAATATTGCTTGTCAATGGGGTGCTGCATGGAGATGCCCTCACGATTACTGGTAAAACTGTGGCGGAACAGTTAGCGGATATCCCAGATCGACCCGATCCCGATCGGGATGTGATTCGTCCTTGGGATAAGCCGATTTACACCCAGGGGCATTTAGCGATTCTCAAGGGGAATCTGGCAACCGAAGGCAGCGTCGCTAAAATTACAGGGGTAAAAAATCCCAAAATTACTGGCCCCGCCAGGGTGTTTGAATCGGAAGAGGCTTGCCTTAGGGCTATTCTGGACAAACAAATTAATCCTGGCGACGTAATCGTGATTCGCTATGAAGGGCCAAAGGGCGGTCCCGGCATGAGAGAAATGCTGGCTCCCACCAGTGCCATTATTGGTGCGGGTTTGGGCGATTCGGTGGGATTGATCACGGACGGACGATTTTCTGGCGGCACCTATGGGATGGTAGTCGGACACGTAGCACCGGAGGCATTTGTGGGCGGGGCGATCGCCCTCGTCCGCGAAGGCGATTCAATTACAATCGATGCGGAGGCCAGATTATTACAACTGAACATCTCAGATGCCGAACTGGAGGAGCGCCGCGCTAACTGGAGACCTCCTGCTCCTAGATATACGAAGGGCGTATTGGCAAAATATGCCAAGCTCGTATCCAGTAGCAGCGTGGGGGCGGTTACCGACCTAAATTTGGGATAA
- a CDS encoding DUF2358 domain-containing protein — protein MDLVEVVKADYQKFPAAQTYSIYAEDVYFQDPVFKFRGLGRYKLMIGFITTWFRALKLELHEIDRVDDTTIKTRWTMSWDAPLPWKPRISVDGWSELKLNADNLIASHIDYWDCSRWDVIKQHALFRRSQN, from the coding sequence ATGGATCTTGTTGAGGTTGTCAAAGCGGATTATCAAAAATTTCCAGCCGCACAGACTTACAGCATTTATGCTGAAGATGTTTACTTTCAAGATCCGGTGTTTAAATTTCGTGGCTTGGGTCGTTATAAGTTAATGATCGGATTTATCACGACCTGGTTCAGAGCACTCAAATTAGAACTGCACGAAATCGATCGCGTTGATGATACGACAATTAAAACCCGCTGGACGATGAGTTGGGATGCTCCTTTACCCTGGAAGCCGCGCATCTCAGTCGATGGTTGGAGCGAGCTAAAGCTCAACGCCGACAATCTCATAGCTTCTCACATTGACTATTGGGACTGTTCGCGTTGGGATGTAATCAAACAGCACGCCCTATTCCGGCGATCGCAGAACTGA
- a CDS encoding CopG family ribbon-helix-helix protein: MTKEITISTRVTEEMAEQVDRLSEQIGRTRAWILHEALQAYVASEQEFIDAVQEGLNDLAQGNVVDHDRVVADWSRRRNESGQ; encoded by the coding sequence ATGACGAAAGAAATTACTATTTCAACTCGCGTGACGGAAGAGATGGCAGAACAGGTGGATCGGCTCTCCGAACAGATTGGTCGAACACGTGCTTGGATTTTACATGAGGCACTACAGGCTTACGTTGCTTCCGAACAGGAGTTTATTGATGCAGTTCAAGAGGGTTTAAACGATCTGGCGCAGGGGAATGTAGTTGACCACGATCGGGTTGTGGCAGATTGGTCTCGTCGGCGTAATGAGTCTGGACAATAG
- a CDS encoding type II toxin-antitoxin system mRNA interferase toxin, RelE/StbE family — protein MSIVWTTSARQDVNAIWDFIEQRNPDAAELVESAILKSVEGLLQFPKRGKPGRVKGTRELALPGLPYVVVYLLAESRIVILRVLHGAQNWPG, from the coding sequence ATGTCTATTGTCTGGACTACTTCAGCTCGACAAGATGTGAATGCCATCTGGGATTTTATCGAGCAGCGGAACCCAGATGCAGCTGAGTTGGTAGAGAGTGCAATTTTGAAGTCAGTTGAAGGGTTGTTGCAGTTTCCAAAGCGAGGTAAGCCTGGGCGCGTTAAAGGAACGCGAGAACTTGCCCTACCAGGTTTACCTTATGTGGTGGTTTACCTGTTGGCGGAGTCTAGAATTGTAATTCTGCGGGTGCTGCATGGGGCGCAGAATTGGCCTGGCTAA
- a CDS encoding THUMP domain-containing class I SAM-dependent RNA methyltransferase — MGEYFATVARGLEYLAAQELESLGARSIAPGFCGVAFEGDRTLLYRVNLWARLPFRVLLKLGEFPCHDAQELYRSIQKIDWQAYLTPDRTLAVNATGKNDRLNHTHFTALQVKNAIVDRQQQTSGDRSNVDTQSPDVRINVHIERESCTVSLDSSGSSLHRRGYRPAVGKAPLKESLAAALIQLSGWQPDLTFLDPLCGSGTLPLEASLTALQIAPGLFRDRFGFETWPDFDELLWERLRREAIASQLDRLPAKILGSDRDASAIQQARTNAKQCGVAQHVKFSQTALDRVEPPADCGVLLCNPPYGERLGSDRELGEFYKQLGRVLKQRFKGWAVYILSGNKALASTIGLKSSRQIPVHNGSIPCQLMQYELY; from the coding sequence ATGGGTGAATATTTTGCGACGGTAGCTCGTGGTTTGGAGTATTTAGCTGCTCAAGAGTTGGAAAGCTTGGGGGCGCGTTCGATTGCTCCCGGATTCTGCGGGGTGGCATTTGAGGGCGATCGCACCCTCCTATACCGCGTTAATCTATGGGCTAGACTTCCCTTTCGAGTTTTGCTAAAACTGGGCGAGTTTCCCTGCCACGACGCGCAAGAACTTTATCGCAGTATTCAAAAAATCGACTGGCAGGCATACCTCACGCCCGATCGTACCCTGGCAGTCAATGCCACGGGTAAGAACGATCGACTCAACCATACCCACTTCACGGCGCTTCAGGTTAAAAATGCCATTGTCGATCGGCAGCAACAAACTTCAGGCGATCGCTCTAATGTTGATACCCAGTCTCCGGACGTGCGAATTAACGTGCATATCGAGCGCGAGAGCTGTACGGTTAGTCTCGACAGTTCGGGTAGCAGTCTGCACCGTCGCGGTTACCGCCCCGCTGTTGGTAAAGCCCCGCTCAAGGAATCCCTCGCCGCTGCCCTCATTCAACTAAGCGGCTGGCAGCCGGATTTGACATTTCTCGACCCGCTCTGTGGCTCCGGAACTTTGCCTTTGGAGGCCAGCTTAACAGCTTTGCAGATCGCGCCGGGGCTGTTTCGCGATCGCTTTGGGTTTGAAACCTGGCCGGACTTTGACGAACTGCTGTGGGAGCGCCTGCGACGGGAAGCAATAGCCAGCCAGCTAGATCGCCTGCCAGCGAAGATTTTGGGCAGCGATCGCGATGCCAGCGCGATCCAGCAAGCTCGTACAAATGCCAAGCAGTGCGGCGTTGCTCAACACGTGAAATTCTCTCAAACCGCGCTCGATCGGGTTGAACCTCCTGCCGATTGCGGCGTATTGCTATGCAATCCCCCCTATGGCGAACGTCTGGGAAGCGATCGCGAGCTGGGCGAGTTTTACAAGCAACTGGGTCGCGTATTAAAGCAACGGTTTAAGGGCTGGGCAGTATATATCCTCAGCGGTAATAAAGCGCTTGCCAGCACGATAGGCTTAAAATCGTCGCGACAAATTCCGGTGCATAATGGCTCTATTCCCTGCCAGTTGATGCAGTACGAACTCTATTAG